One Benincasa hispida cultivar B227 chromosome 5, ASM972705v1, whole genome shotgun sequence genomic window carries:
- the LOC120078170 gene encoding heavy metal-associated isoprenylated plant protein 39: protein MAQKVVLKVMTMTDEKTKQKAIEAAADIYGVDSIAADLKDQKLTVIGSMDAVAIVKKLKKVGKVDIISVGPAKEEKKEEKKEEKKEEKKEEKKEEKKEEKKEEKK, encoded by the exons ATGGCTCAg AAAGTTGTGCTGAAAGTGATGACGATGACGGACGAGAAGACGAAGCAGAAAGCAATCGAAGCTGCTGCCGACATCTACG GAGTTGATTCGATTGCGGCGGATCTGAAGGATCAGAAACTGACGGTGATTGGATCGATGGATGCGGTGGCGATtgtgaagaaattgaagaaagtTGGTAAAGTTGATATAATATCAGTTGGACCTGcaaaggaagagaagaaggaagagaagaaagaggagaagaaagaagagaaaaaggaagagaaaaaagaggaaaaaaaagaggagaagaaagaggagaaaaagTAA